The nucleotide sequence GATAGCATTCATCCCATGGAATCATTGTGAGTTTGGTCCACTTGAGAACAGGTGATACTGGTCCGTCGTTCGTAATATATCCAAAACCAGCTACTGTTAGTGTCTTCCCAATGAATGTTGCTGATGGTGGTGCAAAAGACATATCAACAACATCCACATAAGCATCCAGAACAAATTTCTTGGTGGTTTTGAGCAGAGCAACGTCAAACTCTAAAGTGGATATATCGTACTTTGGATGACGATAGGCATTTGCATAGGGCACACGATCTCTCTGATATGGTTCACCAGACACCACAGAACCTGCTTCAATCTCGTACGTGATGGGATCATATGGATCCGTGTTTTCTACGTAACAGTGACCAGCTGTAAGGACCCAATCTAACGCAACGATACTCCCTCCGCATCTGTGCACACGGACTTCATCGAAGAACCCTCTAAATGCCACAACCCTTACATGATAAGGAAACTGCCCTTTTTTAGCTTCATATCCACCAATAATTCTTGTATCTGTTCCATTAATCCGCTGAGCAAAATTCTCTTGAACTTGTATAACGGGAGCGATACgctaattcaaaaaaaaaaacaataaacatCATAATCCATGAAAGACTtcctattttcttttaaaatcttACAGAAGAAGTTGATACTGTGACAAAAGAACACACTAATATTCCACTTAT is from Phlebotomus papatasi isolate M1 chromosome 1, Ppap_2.1, whole genome shotgun sequence and encodes:
- the LOC129809770 gene encoding trypsin I-P1-like, with the protein product MKFFDILISGILVCSFVTVSTSSRIAPVIQVQENFAQRINGTDTRIIGGYEAKKGQFPYHVRVVAFRGFFDEVRVHRCGGSIVALDWVLTAGHCYVENTDPYDPITYEIEAGSVVSGEPYQRDRVPYANAYRHPKYDISTLEFDVALLKTTKKFVLDAYVDVVDMSFAPPSATFIGKTLTVAGFGYITNDGPVSPVLKWTKLTMIPWDECYPHYTGGIPVTCFCVQDKNPPVHTSCGGDSGGAIVYYVDGVPKQLGLVSFSNENGCEISPPGYADLTHKEIRDWIIKIMLRK